The Ralstonia pickettii DTP0602 genome segment AGCACCATCAGCGCGCCGGCGCCGCCCTCGGCCTCGCGGGCCTGCACGAAGGCGAGCACTTCTTCCTTCTGCACCAGCCAGCTGCGCACCTTGCCCTTGAGCACCGGCAGCTTGTCGGGCGAGCCCAGGCCCTTGCCGTGGATCACGCGCACGCAGCGCACGCCGTTGCGCACCGAGCGGCGCAGGAACTCCGCCAGCGCCTCGCGCGCCTCGTCGCTGCGCAGGCCGTGCAGGTCGACCTTGTCCTGCGGCACCCATTCGCCGCGGCGCAGCTTGCGGATCACGTCCATGCCGATGCCGGGGCGGCGGAACGACAGCGACTCGTCGGTTTCCAGCAGGCTTTCGACATCGAAATCATCTGACAGGGAGGCGGCCAGCACGGCCTCGTCGTTGCGGCGCGACTGCACCGGCACGGGGGCGGGCTTGCTGCCGGGCAGCGGGACGCGGTTGCGGTCGCGCAGCTGGCTGACCTGGCCAACGCTGGCGCGGAACACATCGGCTTCCTCGCGGGCGCGCTGCGCGGCCTGCTCGGCGGCCAGGCGCTCGGCTTCGCGCCGCTCGGTGTCGGCCTTGAGGGTGTCGCGCAACTTGGCCAGGTCGTTCAGGCCGAAGCGTTGGGGCGGTCGGTCGGGTTTGCGGGCGCCGTGCGTCATGAAAAATCTCCGGAGGCTCGCCGGGATTATATCGACTGGGGAGGGGTCAGGCGGTGGCGAAAAGCGGGGCGGGCGCCGGCGGGCCAGCGCGGCCCGCCGTCAGGCATCCGGCCGCGGCGGGCCGGATTGCGTTTACTTCAGGTCTTCGACAAAGCGCTGCGCATCCAGCGCGGCCATGCAGCCCGTGCCGGCGCTGGTGATGGCCTGGCGGTAGACGTGGTCCTGCACGTCGCCGGCGGCGAACACGCCCGGCACGCTGGTGGCGGTGGCATCGCCCTGCAGGCCGGACTTGGTCACCAGGTAGCCGTTCTGCATCGCCAGCTGGCCTTCGAACAGGTCAGTGTTCGGCTTGTGGCCGATGGCGATGAACACGCCCGCCAGCTTCAGTTCCTCGGTCTGGTCGCTCTTGGCGTTGCGGATGCGGATGCCGGTCACGCCGGAGTCGTCGCCCAGCACTTCGTCCAGCACGCTGTCGTAGCGGACCACGATGCGGCCTTCCTTCTCGCGCTGCAGCAGGCGGTCGACCAGGATCGGCTCGGCGCGGAAGCTGTTGCGGCGGTGGATCAGGGTGACCTTGCTGGCGATGTGCGACAGGTACAGCGCCTCTTCCACGGCGGTATTGCCGCCGCCGACCACGGCCACTTCCTGGTTCTTGTAGAAGAAGCCGTCGCAGGTGGCGCAGGCCGACACGCCGCGGCCCATGAAGGCCTCTTCCGACGGCAGGCCCAGGTACTGGGCCGAGGCGCCGGTGGCGATGATCAGTGCGTCGCAGGTGTATTCGCCGGCGTCGCCGATCAGGCGGAAGGGGCGGGCCGGCTGGCCGTTCTCGTCCACCAGCTTGGCCGTATGGATGTGATCGAAGATGATTTCAGTCTTGAATTCTTCTGCATGCGCCAGCAGGCGCTGCATCAGTTCCGGACCCTGCACGCCCTTGGCATCGCCTGGCCAGTTCTCGACGTCGGTGGTGGTCATCAGCTGGCCGCCCTGTGCCAGGCCGGTGATCAGTACCGGCTCCAGGTTGGCGCGGGCCGCGTAGACCGCGGCGGTATAGCCGGCGGGACCGGAACCGAGAATCAGCACTTTTGCGTGTTTTGCCATGATGCGTTC includes the following:
- a CDS encoding DNA mismatch repair protein MutS, with product MTHGARKPDRPPQRFGLNDLAKLRDTLKADTERREAERLAAEQAAQRAREEADVFRASVGQVSQLRDRNRVPLPGSKPAPVPVQSRRNDEAVLAASLSDDFDVESLLETDESLSFRRPGIGMDVIRKLRRGEWVPQDKVDLHGLRSDEAREALAEFLRRSVRNGVRCVRVIHGKGLGSPDKLPVLKGKVRSWLVQKEEVLAFVQAREAEGGAGALMVLLRQPRT
- a CDS encoding thioredoxin reductase (catalyzes the transfer of electrons from NADPH to thioredoxin; FAD/NAD(P) binding~K00384: E1.8.1.9, trxB; thioredoxin reductase (NADPH) [EC:1.8.1.9]), which codes for MPHRPQERIMAKHAKVLILGSGPAGYTAAVYAARANLEPVLITGLAQGGQLMTTTDVENWPGDAKGVQGPELMQRLLAHAEEFKTEIIFDHIHTAKLVDENGQPARPFRLIGDAGEYTCDALIIATGASAQYLGLPSEEAFMGRGVSACATCDGFFYKNQEVAVVGGGNTAVEEALYLSHIASKVTLIHRRNSFRAEPILVDRLLQREKEGRIVVRYDSVLDEVLGDDSGVTGIRIRNAKSDQTEELKLAGVFIAIGHKPNTDLFEGQLAMQNGYLVTKSGLQGDATATSVPGVFAAGDVQDHVYRQAITSAGTGCMAALDAQRFVEDLK